The Callithrix jacchus isolate 240 chromosome 7, calJac240_pri, whole genome shotgun sequence DNA window CTGCTGGAAGTTCTTGGGGAAGGGAACTCCtagagggcaggggagggcagaAGAAGGGGATCAGCATTCTGGTGAGAGAGCTCTGCCCAACTTTTCCCTCCCACACACAGGCAACCAGGGAAACAAGTTTCCCCAGCATACTTCTTAGTACACTTCGCTTTAGGAAATAGAGAGTGGTTTAACTTcccatacttttctttctttccttcttctcttttctttttttgagatggaatttcactctcgcccaggctgaagtgcaatggcgaaatcttggctcattgcaaccttgcttcccaggttcaagtgattctcctgcctcagcctcccaagtagctggattacaggcatatgccaccatgcctggaaaattttgtatttatactagagacagggtttctccatgttggtcaggctggtcttgaactcctgacctgaggtaatccacctgcctcagcctcccaaatgctgggattagaggcatgaggcCCACCATGAGGGgccatacttttctttttaatgaagcaCAGATCTCACTGGCTGTCACCTACTGACATATATatcattttccacattttcccatCACCTAAAGCAGGGCTTTGCAAACTTGTGGGGGTCACTGACCAGCCCTTCTTAGACTATGATAAAAGTTACGATATAAACTGTCCCCAGAAATATGTGCAACTGCAGAGATGCTGACATCACACTCTTGTATACAACTCCAAGGAGGGTTCAACATCTGGATCTGTTTATAAAAAGCCTGAGTCTTCAGGATTAAGTCCTAACTTCCCAGCATGATGCTGCTCGAGGCCTTTCATGATCTTATCCTGATCTCCCTCTCTAGCCCCACCCCACGTCCCTCCTCTTTTCAACATTCATACAGAAGTCCTCAGACCCACAATCCTGGACATTATGAATTCTGCAAGAATTAGTTCAGACAGCCCTCATTTCTTCAAATATCCAACAACAGGAAGAACCTTTCATCTAtgagccaggccctgtgctgggctCTTCACACCTTTTGCCTCCAATGCTTAGAACAATTTGGCTGATGTGTCTGATTGTCATTCTAGATATGATAAAACAGAGGTGCATCAAGGTGAAGCTGCTCACTCAAGGCCACATAACTATTAATCAGTGCAAACTGGAGACAGGATTCAAACCCTCTTTGTCTTTGCACTGCACTGCAATGCCCCTCACAGGTATTGGGACCCATGAAAAAGGACCCGTTTCTGCATAGTCCCCCATTGCCACCTTGAGGTGGCAATCTTTGTGGCTTAGGCCTTCTCTGTGTGGCAGAGTCACCCAGGGTTTTAAGCATCTACACCTGGAGTCCTACAGGCCCAGGGAGGTATGGCCAGGGAATATGAATCTACATTCAGGTCCACAGCTGGCCCACCCGGCTCCATAgactccctcctcttcctcactgCTCCCAGGTGGGGATTgagccttccctccctccagctCAGCCCAGATTCCTCAGACATATCCTGCCCATCTAGGCTTGGGGTCCTGGGCTCCCACAGACCTGAGCCCAGTTCTGAATTCCTCCCAATTCAGTGcatggtcctgatctcctgacctcaggatcctcACGTAACCTCAGTTACCTCCAATGTCTCTGTCGGGCATGATAGTGCAGGAAAGAGCAGGCCACTGGCTGGGGAGGAGCCTTGGGCATTGAATTGTGACTCAGTGTCCAGCTTCCTTCAGCATTCACACTTCTCCCCTCAGGGCTTGaccaccctgccccacccaccGATCCTCCACACAGCCTCGGCAAAGATGAGCTCCAGGCCAGGTGGGGTCTGGGCTCAGTAGCAGGTGGGGCTGGTGTGATGAACACAGTGTCATGCCTGCTCAGCTCCTGGACCAACACCCCCCTTCTGCTGCCCTCAGGTGGGTAAGCAGTGCCTGGATGGCATTACTCATCTCCCCTCACACCCTCACCTGCCCAGGCTGCCCAGCTGAGATAAGAAAAGGCCCCGTAGCCTGTGCCTGACAAGGGAAAATTCTGCCCTCAGAGCCCCAATCTGAGGTGATGATACCATGAgggtcccccaacccccaacccccaactcCCTCCTtttcctgaggccaggagtgagAGGGAACCTCGAGAGGCTGGAGGTCAGATCAGCCATGAATACCTTGGGGCACCTGTTCTGAAGGTTCTGAGAATCATAGCATCTGTGGTCTTGAGCCAGAGTGGTCTCTGGTGGGACCActtatgttttagaaaagaaaaaccctctGAGGCAgaggtctctattaaaaatacaaaaatttgccaggtgtggtggccagtgctactcagaaggctgaggcaggaaaatcacttgaacacggcGGGGGGTGAGGGGggcgggcagaggttgcagtgagctgagatcacgccactggttgaaagagcaaaaatccatctcagaaaagaaaaaaaaaaaaaaaagaaaagccccaaATTGGGAGTCAGGAAGTCCTAGTCAAAGGTTTGACTTTGAGCAAGACACTTAACCTGTTTcaacctctgtttcctcttctACAAAATGGGGATGAAAATCACCCCctcaggcagggtgtggtggctcatacctgtaatcccagcactttgggaggctgaggcgggcggatcacctgaggtcgggagttccagaccagcctgaccaacatggagaaacctcatctctactaaaaatacaaagttagcggggcatcgtggtgcatgcctgtaatcccagctacttgggaggctgaggcaggaggattgcttgaacccgggaggtggaggttgcagccagccgagATCTTGCCTTTGCACGgtaccctgggcaacaagagggaaactccctctcaaaaaagaaagaaagaaagaaagaaagaaagaaagaaagaaaggaaagaaagaaagaaagaaaatcccccCTAACTCTGCACAGAGTGGCTATATCAAACCAAATGCCTCATCTGTGGAATGGGCTGCCAGTGGCTCCCTCCCCGCCAGGTGAAGCTCACCAACACGCGTGGGAAAGACCTCCTCGTCATTGATGAGACCTTCAATCCAGTCCATGAGCAATGCCATATAGCGCGGTGCGGAGAGCTTGGCCGGCCGCCTGTACTGGCGCTCGTCCTGCCAGCGGTACTCGTAGCGGGGCCCGCCGGCCATGACCGGGCAGCTGGTCTCGCTGCAGCGCTCCGCCATGGTGCCGTAGATGAGGTTGATGCGGTTGAAGAAGTCCACCACGTGCACAGCGATCCAGTCGTCGATGTTCTCCCCGGGCGGCAGCCTCACCACACTTCGCAGGTCCAGGCCTGACTTGAGCGAGGCCTGTGCCTTCTTGTACAGCTCAAAGCGCTGTGTGCCGGGTTCAAAGCGCTTCCGCGGTCGGAACGTCTTGTCCTTGGCGAACACCTGCTTCAGGCACAGGGCCATGGccagctgggcctgggcctggtgtCCAGGGGCTTGGACCTGAGGATACCCTGCCAAGGACAAGAGCATGGGGGAGCTGGCAGTCAGGGCCTTATCAACTGGGCTCTGACTCCCCAATTCATCATTTCTCTGGCACCTCTCAGCCTTTGCTCAACCACTGCATTCTCTGCCTAGAATCTAAGTCCTCAGTCCCTAGGTCCAGTGCCCCGCTCTCTTTCCAGGCTACCTGAGTTGCCCTTGCTAATCCGCCACAGCCCTCCCATCTTGTTTCTTTACTGCTTTCATTGcatctcacaaagggctgagCTGGGACTCTATTAACAGGTGCTCCTCGGACTTGCTGTTGGTCGTGAGAGAGGTCGCAGAGGCTCCCTGCAAGCCCACCAGCAGACCCCTCATTCAGGGATCTGAATGAGATGACCTCTGGGAGTCCCCCTAGCCAGCTGGTGCAGTGTGGGAGAGCCTCACAGCATTGTGGCTaggggtggaggccagggaggggGCAGCCTTCGGCTTCCTCTGGGATATCCCGTAGTCCATCCGGTCACCGGGGATTCCCAGGGAGCAGCAGGGAACTGTTCTACCAAAAatgtcctttccttttttttctccctgaaagAGGAAAGAGCCCTCCAGCTGCCAGCTGGGCGGCTTCTGAGTGTGGCTGCAAGCactggaggagggggagggcagCAGGCCTACAAGGGCACTGCTTCCTCTCACAATGACTGGAGATCCTCCCCCACAAGCCAGTCTCTTCCAGCCCCAAATCTAACAAGCCACTGGCTCCTCCCCTTGCACCTGACACTCAGTAGACATTCCTAGAGCAactactatgtgcctggcacagggAGGTAGGAGAGTATAGTCAGATCTACCCAGCGGGGCCCATCTAGAGCTCAGGCAAATTTGCTTTGCCTTCTAGAATTTAAGGATCCCAGATTCAGAACAGACTTAGGGAGACAGTGATCAGGGCCCTAGGCTCAGAGGCAGGAATCCTGGGTTCCAGTTCCAGCTCTGTCACTGGCTTACCAGGTGACGCCTGTTATCACCATGGATTTGGTCCACCCAAGTCCTGGCTCACTCTGCTATAGCTAGGTTTCTAAGCCTGAGTCATCTCATCTCACCTGTGAATGTGTGAGCTACCAGGAAATGCAGACCCATGTACCTACAAAGACTAGAATTTAGTCACAAACTAAgcactgcccctgcccccagaATGAGCACTAAGGCTGAGTATAAGCTAAAATTGCATTCTGGTTCCAGGCTGACCTCTGACACCTGAGCTGGGGCGAGTGTGAGCCCTGACTTTAGCCTTTAGCTCTACCCTGAGGCTTGCATATGGCCAGGGAAAAAGCCTAGCCTTGACCTCTGACTGATGCTGGAGTACTGTCCTTTCTCACATCTCTGGTAACCCTGGGATAGAActggggaagggagggtgggaacCAGGTGACAACTGGGTAAAACCAAAGGCATGACACATATTGCAGGGAGGGTACTGGCAACAAGTCAAAGTAGCTGGGGAGATGTTTGAAGCAAAGGTCCTTCCTTGAACCCACAAAGGCAGGCCAGGATGGGGCACTCTAGTAAAATGAGAGCAGCCTGGAGAGTAGAAACAGGCCTTTCAGCAGGAACTTGCTCTTTTGAAAAAACCTCACAGATCTGAAAGGTCATCTCATCCAACCTGACTCTTCAACTTCTCACCCAAAGAAGTCTCCAGAGTGGGACCCGAGCTTCTAGAGCAAAAAGATTTCTGCACTTCACTTGCCATCTCCATTTTAAACTCTGCTTGGGACAAGTTATTCCAAAATCCCTTACACTGCAATTAGGTGGGGCTCCTCCCCACATCGCATGGCCCCCTTTACAATAGTTAGAAACAGTCCCCCATTCTGGCATTCACCTTGTCCTACCTTTCCTGCCCCACTTCCCACCTCCCACGCCAACCACCCTGGGCTTCTTCCTGATTCCTGAACACACCGCTACTCTCTTGCCTCTGGATGTTTTCTTATCCCTTCACCTGCCTGACCGCACATCCTCAGATTGGCTGCTACCTCCTCCCACAGCCTCCTCCTGAACTCGGATCTCCTCCTCCTTGGGTAGAGGCTGCTTTCGGTCATTGCAGTTTCCACTCCATCCCTACTCCCAGCTTAGGAAAAGGCCTGCCGCAAAGTCAGTATTTATGCTTTAAGGAAAGCTTAGACTCTAGAATCTTAGAGTTAAAATAGTCCTGAGAGATCAACTGGCCCAAATCACttgtacagatggggaaactgaggcccagatggggaaactgaggtctaaAAACAGGACTTGAGGAGCCTGTGTTCACATAGCAAATTACAAGCAGAACTGGTAACTGGGATAAGTTGGGGCTTGGCTCATGACCAAGAGTAAAAGGCCATTTTCCTGCACTGGCTGGTCAATGGTCTGGTGGAGACAGATAGGAGGGGAGTGGAAGGACAGTGGAAGCATCTTTTCCACCAAACAGCCCAGCTTGCTTCCTGCCCCCAATATGCTGACTCCACACAGCAACTGGGATGTCCTGACCAATGAGCTAGTGTCCCACCTTACTCCTGTGAAACTTTCTCTTCCCTGGAAAATGTAAGCTCAGGGGTTGGGTGGAGGGCAGGTGCTCTTCTAGCCACAGGCATAACTCCCTTCAGTCCCACCTCCATGCCCTCACTGAGTTTCGGTCTGTCACAGAACGAACTCCTGTCTCCTCCCTAAACCACTGtggttccccccacccccatttccCAAGGTTGGCTATCCTTTCACTCCTGTAGTGGCAGTGGCTTGTTCATTCCCTGGGTGGCATCTGGGCTTCTCAAATGAAGACAGCAGGGTGACCCTGCCTGTTTCTGACCTTTAGCTCTCTGACAGGCTACATCTACCTCTCCTTGGGCCTGACCCAGGATCTGGGACAGAGGATGGCCCTGGTTTGAACCCAGAATCCAGCCTGGGACGCTCTGCAGGACAGAGATCATAGATAAAAGTAGAGGCGAAGACTCCACGCTCTCACCCACGCCCATCCCCAAACCAGCTCCCAGGGCCAGGCAGGCCGTAGGACCCAGAGGATCCCGCCTGACATTTCCGCTCCCGAAGATAAGCCCCCCAACCTCTCCCCTCTGCCCCGTCCAACCCCAAACCCACCCCAACTTTCGAAGCTCTGAGCCTCGGACCCCAGCCCCAGGACAGCGGCCAGCCAGCCTCCGGGCGGGACTCGCCTCCGGACCGTGCCACGCCTGGACAACCGAAGAAATGAAAGTGGAAGCCAGGCGGGCGGGGTGCGCGGCAGGGCCGCGAGGGCACAGCGCACTCTCACGGGTCCTCCTCTGTCCGCGGGGTCACATTCCCGGCCACAGGGTCGCCTCCTCTTGCCAGTCCCGCCGTGCCTGTTCTCTCGCCGGTCTGCCTGTCCGTACGTCTCTCCTGCCGCCCTCCCGTCCGGGGCGACGCCAGCTCCGCCCCAGCCCCGCCACGCCGCTGCCACGGGGCGGGGAAAGGGGACTCCCCCCCACCCCAGTACACAGACTCACTCGCCCCCGCCTTCCCATAAAGTCCATATTGTGCTCCCAGCTTCCCCTTGGACAAGGACTGAGCTGCCCCCACTCTTGGTGCTTCCTTGGACCTCCACCAAGGAGGCAGCCTCAGGTTCCCagactgtaaaatgggaaaaagttAGGCTCCTTCTGGAGTAGAAACAAGAGCTGCTAGATAGGGTGGTTCCTTCGCTCTCCTACAAGTGGGTCACATTTGTCCCGGGACCCAATAAGGGATAGGGGCTGTCCTATCCACTCCCATATCCTAGCTCCTTGGATAGGATTCAGAACccacttgaatgaatgaatgagtgagtgagtgagtgagtgagtgaaggaatgaatgaacgcCTTGGGAATCAGGAGCGACTTGAGTCCATCACCCCTGTGGGACAGGCACAGAAGAGCGCTCAAATCACAGACTCCATCTCCTCAACCAGGGAGGGGACCTTGCTCAGGCTGGGCCAATTCTCCTTGCTCCTCACCGAGTCACCCCATTTCTTACCTCCAACATTTATCCCAGCTCTTCCATTTTAGAataccttctttctttccttccttctgatcAAATTCAAACCACTCAAGATCTGATCTGCTCTCCCTACCACCTGGGTTCCTTCGAGGACAGACAGATATCCCACCAGCATTCAATGCACATTGTGgcccccaggcccaggcccagttGGCTGCTCTGTCTGGAATGGGAGGGAAGATTGGAGGCCTTCTACTGTAGGAAGCCCAAAGCAGACAGCTGAGCTGTAGAAGCCACTCTGGAGGAGTGGGAGGTAAACAGATGCAGGTAGGGGAGAGCTGGAGGCCAGAGGTGGACATTTACCATGGCACGCTGGACTGTCTTTGTGTTTGGAACTTCTGTTTGCTGATGAGAACATGCTAGATCATTAATCCAgattatatcctttgcagcaacatgggttggagctggaggccattatcccaagcagactaacacaggaatagaaaaccaaatactgcacattctcacttataagtaggaactaaacagtgagaatacatggatacTAGGaagggaacagcagacactggggcctgcttGACGTTGGAGGTTGCGTGGAGGGAGAGGATGAGAAAAAATGCCCATCAGGTACTATGCTgcttacctgggtgatgaaattatctgtacaccaaatcccCGTGACACAGAGTTTACCTATAttacaaacctacacatgtacccttgaacctaaaagtaaaaaaagaatccCAGCTCACAGAACTGTGGATATGTTCTTTTGTTAAGCACCAATTTTTGCCCCAATCTAaagttctctgtatttttatgtctctctctcttttttttttttttggttgagacggagtctctctattgccaggtgggagtgcagtggtgcgatcccagctcactgcaacttccgttttccagtttcaagcaattctgcctcagcctcccaagtagctgggactacaggcacgcaccatgacacctggctaattttttgtatgtttagtagagacggggtttcatcatgttggccaggattgttttgatctcttgacctcgtgatctacccacctcagcctcccaaagtgctgggattacaggcatgagctacagcgcCCGGCCTTATGTCTGACTCTTAACTCTCTGCCCTGAATCCCCTATAAACAAACACTTGCTTATGGAATTAaattaagcaaattaaaatatgcttatttttttgATATCCTAATCAATATCTTTTATCAAGTGCGACTCTCCACTCCTATCTGATCCGGGTGATAGAGCTGAGCTGGTTGTTGACCTCAGGTGCTGACAGGTCAGTAGAGGGGAcaacacacagagatacacaggTCAGAGCTCAGTTACCCAGAAGTGAGAATGTGGTTGTGGACTGAAGGACTTTGGAAGAGTGGGGGTATTTGCAGGAAACACATGGAACACCCAGAATGGATATGCTTAATGAAGACATTATTTACAGGTATGGTCAAGGTGTAGGGAAACCACACAGACAGTGTATCACCAAAGGGCTCAGAAGAGTAGAAGCTGTTAACCCTAGGCTGCAGGACTGCGGGgaaggagtggtgaaagtgggagCTCTGAGGAGGGGGCTGCTGTGGTCTAAGGTGGAGGGGCATACTTAGCCCTCAGCAATCACACGGGGAAGGATGGGGcatcctccctctcttccctctctccctccctctgatcTCTGGCCAGGTTTCCCCGACTAGCTGAATCCTCCCAGAAGCTGAAAACGAGGGAACCTGTTGCTGCAGCCATAGATGTCAGCCTCCTAGGGTGTAGAAATGGgtggagggccaggcacagtgggaggccaaggtgggtggatcacgaggtcaggagttcaagaccagactggccaacatggtgaaaccccgtctctactagaaactacaaaaaattagctgggtgtggtggcaagtgcctgtaatcccagctacttgggagattgaggcaggagaatcgcttgaacccaagtggcagaggttgcagagagccgaaatcgtgccactgcactttagcctgggtgacagagtgagactccatctcaaaaaaaaaggaatgggtgGGGGTTGGAGAGCCATCTGAGGAGCCATGTGGGCTCAGGGCTGGTTTCACAGAGGAAATGACTTAGAAACTGCTTGTATTTTCCTTATTATTCAGTTCTAAATAGTTCATACATTTCATTGTAATTTCCTCTTTAACTCTTGAATGATGTAGAAGTGTGTTTTTAGTTTCTCAACCTATGGGAGATGTatgtttttcttgttgagttcTAATTATATTGCATTGTGGTCAGAGATCATGGTCTGTAAGATTCTTCGGAATTTGATGTGACTTCCTCTGTGGCTTTGTGCATGGTCATTTTCTGGACCTCTGAGCTGGGTTTTATAGGATAGGCAGGAATTTTTCTGGTGAAGAGTGAACAGCACAGAACCTTACACTGTGGGAAATAGAGATGATCCATTTTGAAGAAACATCAGAAATTCCCAGCTCATCCTCAGAGTCCCTGGGTATCTGCAGGACAGGAGGCAGGTGGAAGGGTTGGGGAAAGCCAGAGAGCCC harbors:
- the MOB3C gene encoding MOB kinase activator 3C gives rise to the protein MALCLKQVFAKDKTFRPRKRFEPGTQRFELYKKAQASLKSGLDLRSVVRLPPGENIDDWIAVHVVDFFNRINLIYGTMAERCSETSCPVMAGGPRYEYRWQDERQYRRPAKLSAPRYMALLMDWIEGLINDEEVFPTRVGVPFPKNFQQVCTKILTRLFRVFVHVYIHHFDSILSMGAEAHVNTCYKHFYYFIQEFSLVDQRELEPLREMTERICH